One Bacillota bacterium genomic window, CGCCATCGTAAACAAGGCAGTTTCGACCGCCACATCCGCCGCCTCCAACGGGAGATCGACCGGCTCGAGGAGGAGGTCGACCGGCTCACCTGGCAGCTGGCCGAGCTGCAGCGGCGGCGGCAGCGGCTGCGCGACGAGGAGGCGCAGTCGGCCGTGCGGGAGCAGATGCTCCGCGACCAGGTCGAGGCCTGGGTGGCCGCCGAGGACTCCGGGAGGCGGAGCGCCGAGGTGCTGGAGTGGGAGATCGCCTACCGTTCGATGGACGCCAGCCAGCGCTCGGCGGAGCGGGAGCGGATTCAGCGTGCGTTGCGGACGCTCCAGGACGGGGCGGAGAAAGCGGCCCGCGCGGCCCAGCTCAACCTGTTGGCGCTGGCGGAGCTGCTGGGCGGCGACGGGCAGCGATCCACGCTTCGCAGCGTGGAACAGGAGATCCAGTTCTGCCGGAATGCCCGGGAGAACGCCCAGCACCGGCTGGAGCAGCTGGAAGGGGAACTCCAGAGCTGGGTGGAACGGCGGCACGCCTTCCTGCGCGAGCGGATCCCGCTCGACTAGCCGCGTCTTCCCGTGCCGGCGGGGCCGGCGGGCGATGCGAAGCGAACGCGAACCCCGCCGGGTGTCGGCGGGGTTCGCCGTCCTGCTTCGCTCCTTGCAGCGGGCGTCGCGGCCGGCGATCCGCCGGCCGCTGGCGGGGGCGCTACAGATCCGCCTCCCGGGCCTGGGTCGCCGGCCGCTCCGCCGGCACGAAGCGCTCCGCCAGCCGGTCCATGACCTGCGGCATGGTGGTGTACTCCATGTCCTCGGCCGGCAACCGGTGGGGTTCGAAGGGGCCCTGCCGCCGGATGTAGCCGGCGATCTCGTTGGCCAGTCGGCGCGCCTCGTCGAAGGCGACGTCTGCGAACATGTCCCGCGGGCCGATCAGCTCGCCCTCCGCCAGCTGGTAACCCAGGGCGATCACCCGGGGCGGCCCGTCGTAGCGGGTGGGGTGGGCCTGGTCGACGGCGCACGGCATCAGGGGACCGACAAAGGAGCCGCGCATCCAACCGCCCACCAGGTGGGGTGTGCTGAAGGCCTCCAGCACCTCGCCCACGGCGGGCAGCCCGCTCTGGCAGCGGACGATCATGGAGGGGTCATCCTTGCCCACGTATCGCCCCGCGATCAGGTTGAGCCGTTGGGTGGTGGCCACCGCGGCCACCTCTCCCAGCCCGCGGGAGTAGACGGCGCTGATCACGAAGCGGCCGGGCGTCCCGATGAAGGCCAGCAGGTCGTAGCTCTCCTCGGGGCAATCGAGGCGGATCACCTTGTCCTCCCGGAGATCGTGGACCTCGAAGGTGAACCCGCTGTGCATCTTCGGGTCGATGACCAGGCCCGGCGTGTTGAAGGGGTCGGCGAAGATCCGGTAGAGCGGGAGGTTCCAGGCGCCCGGCTCGGTCTTGTCGGCCATGAAAATCACCAGCGGCTCGCTGGGTCGCTCCTCGAACTCCATCTCCGCGATCCCGGGCCCCAGCCCCCGGATGTTGCCCGAGAAGGCGTCGGCCAGGAGGTCCTGACCGGCCCCGTAGAGCTTCAGCCGCTTGGCCACGTCCGTGCAGCCGCGGAACGTCTCCCAGGCCAGCTGGTGGACTGCCGGGTCGTTGAC contains:
- the fbp gene encoding fructose-1,6-bisphosphate aldolase/phosphatase — its product is MGEKVTVSVIKADIGGFVGHGAVHPDTLEYAREALAAEKGRLLVDFSVSSVGDDINLVLTHRRGVNDPAVHQLAWETFRGCTDVAKRLKLYGAGQDLLADAFSGNIRGLGPGIAEMEFEERPSEPLVIFMADKTEPGAWNLPLYRIFADPFNTPGLVIDPKMHSGFTFEVHDLREDKVIRLDCPEESYDLLAFIGTPGRFVISAVYSRGLGEVAAVATTQRLNLIAGRYVGKDDPSMIVRCQSGLPAVGEVLEAFSTPHLVGGWMRGSFVGPLMPCAVDQAHPTRYDGPPRVIALGYQLAEGELIGPRDMFADVAFDEARRLANEIAGYIRRQGPFEPHRLPAEDMEYTTMPQVMDRLAERFVPAERPATQAREADL